Sequence from the Rutidosis leptorrhynchoides isolate AG116_Rl617_1_P2 chromosome 3, CSIRO_AGI_Rlap_v1, whole genome shotgun sequence genome:
AAATGCAAATTAATTATATCTATCTTGccgaatataattatataattagctGTTAGTGCAAGCATTTGTATTCATTCTGCCCACCAAGTGTTCGATAAAATGTCACTGAGAACATATCACAAACTCATGCAACCATTTCTCAGAAACAATGGTGAACACTTTGCACCACTCTTTTCTTCAGTTCCCAGCACAAACCTTTGCTCAACATCATCTGATTCCAACAACCTAAAAACACGAGATTATGTTAAATCAGTTTTCGAAAGTTATGGATTCTCGGATACACTTTTGGGAAAATGTGAAAAATTTGCCCCCAAGTTTTCATCTTCAAAAGAATTTCAACAAACCGTCCAACCAAAATTCGACATTTTCAGAAACATGGGGTTGTCAACAGCCCAAATTGCCATTGTGTTTTCAGCTTACCCTCGGATACTAATTCGTGTTCCAGTTCATTACATTGAGCGCTCAGTTGCAGTGTTGAAGAAGGTTTTGGGTGATAAGTTATACGATGCACGTATTCTTAAGAATATTGGGTGGCTTTTGAATTCCGATTATGACAAGACTTTGGTACCTAATGTTGAGTACTTAAGAAGCTGTCAAATTGAGGAGTCGCAGATAATGCAGTTGTTTTATCATTATCCGAGGTTTTTATTACATAAAGCTGAAAACTTTAAGGAGTTTGTAAGAAGGGTTGATGAGTTGGGTGTTGATAGAGGATCAAAGTTGTTTGTTTACGCAGTTAGGACTGTTGGTTCAATGTCACTCGAAAGCTGGGAACAAAAACTTGATGTTTTTCGGGGATTAGGGTTTTCAGAAGTTGATATTGTTTTAACGTTTAGGAAATTTCCTAATGTATTTGCGTTGTCTGATAGGAAAATTAAGGAGACTGCTGAGTTTTTGGTTAGTTCAGGAAGATATGATCGCTCGTTCATTTGTAGGTACCCTTATGTTTTAATCTTTAGCCTTGACCGGAGGATTAAACCCAGGTTACGTGTTTTGGAGATATTGGAAAGAGAGAAAATATtggagattaataataataaaacacccGTGTTGATTATGTCGGATTCTAAGTTCTTTGCTAAGTTTGTGGAGCCTCACTTGGATAAAGTTGATGAACTATCGTTTATGGTTAAGGATGCAAAAGCGTAATACATGGATTTGTTCGGTCTTCTTGTAGGGTATCTTTTGATTGTGAAAGAAAATTGTACTGACATGTTCATTTTGTGTTTGAATTTGCTTACATGATGCTGCAGAGTGTTAATCTTTATCTAATTGTTTCGTTACTAGAATCAAATTTTATAAAATCCTAGCAATATATATGAATATGGATGAAGTATTGTACTTTTCAATGCCAATATGATGCCGTTCTTCGTGGCCAAGCACAGTCATCAAAAAGCTTCCTGTTTTATCCAATGATATCGTCCAACACTCGTTTATTGTGACGAATTTGGTGTTGGTAATACACTAATGCTATTACTAAATTTTTTAAATTTGTTGATCTTGAAGTTTTTGTGTCATCTTTAGAAAATGCTCCATTGAAATGCTACATGTCATGGCAAAGTGATGCAATGAGTTATGTTGTTGCGTTAGTGTTGTCAGGTGTGTGCAAGTTTATTACAGAAGGTTGCGTATATGACCGTCTATTGGTCAAAAGTTGGGCCAAAGTCGGTCAAAAGTCAGAAGCTAGGTCAAATTAGTCAAAAAAGGTGGCCAGTTTAATCAAAATTGTCGTAGTTTAGTTTGATTTTTTTGTAATAGATTAACAGTTGATAGCGACTATAGGTACAAATTAGTCAAAGAAAGTTTTTAGGCtctaaaatatgtatataaatatatatatttatgtatctaAAAAGCTACGGTGGTCAACGTCTGTCTCGACCCCGTATCAACCTTCTCGACTCCGTCTCGTGCCTTTTTCAACCTTGGTTATGATGTTGGCTTAGTGGTATCAGGTGTGTGCAAGTTAATTACGGAAAGTTGCACATACAATCATGGCTATTTATACGGAAAAATAATGGAGGTTGCATCTTATTGAACAAGATGTCTAAAACTCGACCAACTCTCAGCAACTAGTGCTCCAGTACACTCAAAAGACCGGTCGTCTAAACTCAACTTACGCTTGGTTCTGAAATCTGAACACTACATCCTGGTTCAATCAAACTCAATTAAAGGCTAAAGTTTAGCATTTTTAATGGGTAGAAGGATATTTGAAGTTTATCAATTTATTCTCTAAATGTCTTCAACTTTGTGAAAAAGTCCACTCTTGCAATAGTAAGCCCAAATATGATATTTGAAACTCTCTCAACCTCGGAATCTGTGCTGgccggattttttttttttttgaattttctttCCCCCTCTTTTCTGCCACCCTCCACCACCAGTATCCACCATCTGCTTCCgtcctttttttttcttcttcttcgcaTTAGTTTTTTCACATTAATGTTTCTCTGTTGTTCTCTTGCCCTATTTCGCTTTCTTCGTTGAATATAAATATGAAGTCTACCGTCTCTTTTTTCTAATTTTCCGCCATTAACGGCTAATTTCGAACCGTTCCAAAAAACTACTTCCTTTTCATTTCAAACTCCTGTTGACTCTCTTCGACGGGATGCTTCACTTGCGGGTGTTGACTTTTCCTCTAAAAACTTTACTTCGGCTGCACGCACGGGTTCCAACGGTAATGAGCATGGTGCTTAGAGAGTGTCTCTTCCGTCCAACTCACCTACGGTGGAGAGGGAGCCTGCTTCCGGTTCTCAAGGGTCAACGGTCTTCATTGGACGGCTGGAGAAGGAAATTACGCGTTTTATGATCGAGAGTGTTTTTGAAAAAATTGGGTCGATTGCCGAGATCAAGCATTGGACTGCAAGAAGGTACGCTTTTGTCTCCTTCATAGATGATGAGTCCACTGCTAAAGCCGTTAAGGTGTTAGATTTAGTGCGGTCCTTTACAATTTAAAGTGTAATTTCTACTAATAGTTTTCAAACTTTAGTGGTATCCCGTGACCCACGATTCTATTACTAAATTCGCCCTTGAGTGTGATGTGGGAAATCCAAACGAGGTTAAAAATAATGAGGTCGGGACAACTGTTGTGGATGCGGTTGTTTTAGCTTCAGGTTGTTTCGATTCAACAAAGGGTAGGGCAGATTTAAATCGGGGAAGCGATGAGGTGAATACGGAGAAGATGGTTGGTGGCGTGGAGACAATGGTGGGTGGAACTTCTGCCGAAGATAAAAGTATAGATAAAGGCAAAAAGATTGTTGATAGGGGATGATGAGCCTTTGGGTACGCACGATGGGTCTTTGAGTAATACGGAGTATTTATTAGGTGCAGTTGGATAATTTGGATAATGTCCTTGGTAGAAATTGTAAAAAAGAGAATTGAGGAGGTTATGAATCCTACTAGTGCACTCATGAAGTTTAGCACCAAACATGCTTTAACAAGTTTACTAGTATATAACAACATTAAACGTATTTTGATATGATGATAGTATAACTATAAATAAGATAGTGTTTGGATTACGCAACAGAAATTACCAAAATGAAGAACACTTGACATTCAAATTTTGATCCAAATACTCAAAGTAGATATTACAGTAATTTTACCACTAAAATGAACATAGAATAATAAGTACAATTTACATTAAAAACACACTATACCAAGTAATTTGGCTAAGAAAAAACAGCAGCCAAATCACCATCTTTCCTTTAAAATTAAAAAACTAGAAATTTGAAGTATAATTCTACCCACCACTTGAATGCAGTGACCACATCCCTAATTACAACTATACCCTTACTCtcaattaatactaataaaaatgaagaaaaaaaaaaaaaaaacaattagatAGAAGCCCAATCAATCTCATAAGACGGACAATTTTCCAACGAAAAATTCTCCGCATCACACCACGCGCTCTCCTCCTCTGCAAGTTCCGGCAACACATATCCCAACGACGGCGATGACTCACCGTACCCGGACCCACTATCACTCTCCGATCCTTCAACTTTCCCCACCTCAGCCTGTTCAGCCGCCATCGTTGACTTTTCCATTTTCACCTTTCCCCGCTTTGACATTTTACATCCGTCAACTTTTTCCCATCCGACAAGATCTGACAAATCTCCGTTAACTTCGCGTCAACGGAAGAATGCACCGGCTTATAATCGCAACCGGTTTGATTAGACCAGTTATGACGGAGGTGAGTAAAATTAAGCCGCGCGTTATCTCCACGCAATTTATAAGCCGCGTGGTCGTAAGCCAACGCCGCTTCTTCGGCTGTTTCGAAAGTGCCTAACCAAAGCCGGGTACGGTTCTTGGGTAAACGGATCTCCGCGACCCATTTACCCCAGTGCCTTTGTCTAACGCCACGGTAAAGTTTTGTGGGTTTTGGTGGTGATCCGGTTTGTTTCATGGGTACAGGTTTCGGGCTCAAGTAGTTTGAGGTTGGGACGTAGGCTTGGGTTTGAATTTGGGTTTGGTGGGTTTGAAATGGGGTTAATTGGTTTAACCCGAATGATGATTCGGGTTGTGTATAGGAAAACGGGTTATGAGTAGAAAGGTTAGAAGGGTAACAATCTGGGTATGACCCGAATTGTTGTAGGGTTGTAGAAAGAGAAGGAGGAAAAGACGCAGAAGGGTATGAATAAGATGTTGAAGGAGAAGAAAATGTGAGGGTAGTTTGGTAATTTACTGAAGCGCTTTTGATAAAAGGTTCAAGTGCTTCCATAAGCTCACCGCCCGCCGTCGATGGTTGAAATCCGACGGTATTCCAGAAGTCCATTGTTGCAGACGTCATTAATCTTTTTTTTTGTTATATTTTTAAAATAGgggaaaataatatataaataataaaaactaaaattaagaAAAATAAAGGTTTTTTATAAAAATCAAACCTTTTTTTTTCCTTGAGTAATCAACCTTAAAGGGACGAAAATAAGCCCTATAAAGGTGTGATTTTGATGAAATTCtaatgagaaaaaaaaaattgataaaaaaaaaaaaaagaggtgaTTGAAATAGAACCCAAATAAAAAGATGGATCACTATTAAACACCAGGATGAAAAAACATATACGTACCCAAATTAAATTTGCTTTCTTGTTCTTGATAAAATCATGCAAAGCCCAGAAAAAAGTCGAAATAAtttgaaggttttttttttttttaatcagacGATTTACAGAAAGGGAACATAGAAGCGGGGAATTCAGAGGGgggaatataaaaaaataaataaaatcagaAGAAACAAAAAGAGTTTTTAAGAAATCTTTTTAATGTTTACTTTTAATTTAATTGTGTTAGAACTCACCTGTTAGTTTGAATGTGAATGTGAGTTTTGTGAAGAGTAGTTGTGCGTTAAATATAGGGACGTGGATGTGTGGAACTCACTTGGTTAACTTGAGTTAAACACGTGTTGTTAACCATGGTTAAGTTAATCTAGTTATACAGGATTGCAAGGTTCATCTGTCTTTTGCGGCGAGTGATATCATGGTGAGAGATGACCAATAAAAGAATGACACGTTGGATAGTGTCACGACATGTCACCGGATGACAAGGACAATTTGCCTAATTCTTTCTGGTAGTAGAtagatgggggatgattctcacacacacttttttgatcctcacacaccaattgagtattattagaagagtaaaaggttaaaataggtgtgtgaggatcaaaaaagtaagTGTGAGAATCAACCCCCTAGATAGATGGATATTGCTTCTAAATTTTTGACTTTAAAGGGAGAAAGTGAATTACTAGTATTTTTTTCCCTGCAGGTCTTGTTGAAAATCGAGTGTTCAAGACGACTTCTTCATTTGATTTTTTCAAATCGGTTACGATAGATTTGGAATTAGATCGGGTTGAAGTTAAGCTTATTAATTCTAAGGCGTGAACAAAAATACAAAATCCAAGAAgcctaaaaaaaaatttgttcactGCATTGAAAGGAAGAATTTCTTGGCTTTCGTGAAATATATTTTGATGATTCGTTTACATTTTCTTAGTTTGCGCTTTTTTGGTTCAGCTCGGGTTGAAGATAGTTCCTAATCAAGTCGTTGCGTCTTGATTACAGACCCTCTTTTTTGTCTAGTTGTTGTTTTAAATGTTTTTATGTCGTATGTAGTTGTTTTCGTTGGTTTCATATTGTAGTTTATGTTTGGCTCCTGTTTCCTATAGGTTTTTGGTTTTTAGGTTTGAGCTTGTTTTGACTTTTCACCCTTCAGTTGTATGTTCTTTTATGGTCTTCATCATTTCGATAAAAGGTTCCCtgcttttttatatatatatatatatatatatatccgtgctGAGAAACTAGGAATGTGAGAACCAAAAAATGATACTAGTACATCACAACAGCTTTAAAAGCCAATCATTCCAACATATATTTTCTTTACCTGTACAAGTAATTCAATTAAACGAATAGAATCAAAAAACTCGTTTTTCTTCAAGGAACTAGAAGCAAACATTGTATCCTATCGAAATCTCCCAGCCAACCACATATTAGCCGCAACAATAGCATTCAAGCGACTCCTCATACTAGAAGTGGCATGCCAGTCTTGATACCAAACAGGCCAAGTTGACCATGTATCAAAAATAGGCAATTAAATATCGATCCAATGACGAACTAACATACATAACTCTCTAACAACGTCGCACGAAAGTAGAACATGATATAAATCCTCGAGATGTGGGCCAAAAACACAAGTAATGTCATCAATTTTCACACCTCTAATCGAAAATTGAGACGAGTAAGTAACATGTCCAACGCTACCCTCCGAATAAATACATTCACCTTTCGAGTCAACTCTTTCCACCACATCGTAGCAAAGGAACCGACTAGTAAACAATTGCGGACAATGCACCGACAAGTATTACCAACGTTAAACAACCCATTTGTCCGAAATAACCCAACGTTACACTATATATACGCTCACAAACCATTTCAATTTTCACACAATTCACTTTCATTTATATCTTTCTATTTTTTGTATCTTTCAATTCTATATTTTATCATCATGGAACCAAAAAAAACTAACCAAATTACAATCTAAACAAACCATCTCCATTTAGCTGAGTGGTTATCGAGCTTCTTAAGTATCTGAAAGGTCTAGAGTTTGAGCCTTAAATTGGGGATTTCATAATGCATTTTTCTTTACAATTGATTATGGagtcctttaaaagtttcttgcaaATGGTGAGTTCTGACCATATCTAGAAAGGTTTCCTCGGGGGGTTTCTTTGAGTGTAATAACCTGAAGTTTCCTCCTAACGGGTGTACAAAGTGAGTATGACATGTGACTTCCCGGATATAATCAGTTAGGTGGCTAATGCCCGCCGTCAATGACCTTAATACCGCtgtttaaaaagaaataaaaaataacaatCCAAAAAAGCTTAAAAATTCGACTTCTCAATCTTCGGATAGGTTCCAACATTTGCTAAATTCACACATATATATGTTTCATTTTCCAAACCGCAACAAACTTACGATTTTGCGCCTTTTCCAAATACCCACTCATGTATGACTATGTTTAACCAAGTGGAACAACAACAACTTCCATTCATCCATATCCCGGAATATCAAACCACATATTATCCAACTCAACCCGAAGACGATGATGACGAAGAGGTTGAAGAAACTCAACCCAACCCAAAGATAAAGACAAAAAAGTTAAGAGTCATATATTATCACGAAACGAAGAAAAATTAGAATTTTAACCGAGTCGTAGGCTAGCGTTTATGAAAATCCAATCACCGAAAACTCACAATCAAATACTTCATTTTGGGGCGAAATACGAAGAAAATATAAATTACTATTTTCAGTTGAACCGCGAGCAGATCAAATAGGCGAGAAGTTGAGTAAGATGTCACGTGATATCACACAATTTGTAGCAATACACTCAAAACTACAACAACACTGGCAAACTAGGACTAGAAAGGAAGATCTTATGAATTCTGCACACAAGCAATTCAGGGCACAAACATAGAGAATTTTTATGCACGAGGATGTGTGGCGTATCCTAAAAGACTGCCCAAAATTTTTAGCGTTTGAAAGTGTCATGTCCAACAAAAGAAAGCAAACTTGACATGATGATATGTTCCAATACGTGTAAGATATTCTAGAAACTCAACACGAATCCGTCTCAAAACCAAGTCAGTTTGAGATTTAATTTAGAGACGATTCAATCGGTCGTCCACCAGTGAAACCAAAAGCCAAAGGAGTTAGCATTCTTCAGATTCCGATTTTCATATGTCATCCGAGGAAAGTGAGATGTTTACGATGTTTAAGGTTCTAAAGCTTCTTACCAAACCGGTTTAACGTGACTTGACTCCTGGCGAGTACCAAATGACTGTGAGAGATCTCGAGAAAATTAAGAAACAATATGCGAAGCAATTTAAGGAGTTGGATGAAGAAGATTAGTTCTAGTATTTTAATTTATGTCATATTTTTATTATGTCGTATTTTTATTTAGTAGTGGGATgtatttattaagttttatttaaataatgttacttttattttgaaaagtatttttagtttaaataattatgttattttaatattaaaaaaatataattaaaaatagtGATGGAATATGAAGTATTGTCATTGTTAAAAGTGATTTATAATGGATTAGTCGTAGTAATGAAGTGTTGACAGTGATTTTAGGTTACATGAACTTGTTGTTAGGGGTGGACATAATATTCAAATCCGAATCCGCAATACGAATTATCCGAAAATCTGAAccgaaaatatccgaaaattcggatatccgaatttttggatatccgaaaatcggatatccggattttcggattcggatatcggatcgaTTTTTCAATTTTTTGGATATTTGGATAATCCGATATCCAAAATAAAAtacacttattattaatatatttatatttatattttagtggCTCAATGTGTAATGACTTATGGACCTTATAGCTTTCAAGGTAGACTGACCTTTTAACTTTCaagagtaaaaagtaaaaaagaacAAAGATAGCTATTAAAAACAATCAATCGTTACAAAGAGTAAAGTAGTGTACTGTGATTTATGAATATTCTTTTTTTCTGAAACTCGCTTGCATTCATATTTTGATACGTTTTTTGTTTAGTTCATCCTCACATACTAATTAGAACTTGTTCACATTCTAGAACGATATTATATTTACTTTAATGATAAAACATTAAGTTATTATATGATACATAATAAATTACTATACATAAGAAATAAATCACAGCACATCCAAAGTTATAAGATATATACGagtatatattgtagtgacccgaacttttccatgtttatatatatattaaatgaaattgttatttacatgattaagtgtttccaacatgttaagcaatcaaacttgttaagacttgattaaatgaaataagtttcatatagacaattgatcacccaagttgaccggcgattcacgaacgttacaaaattgtaaaaactacatgttgtggtatatatatagacatatatatatggttgacataagattatgatgagtaagtatctcactaagtatattaacaatgtgtgatatacataagaaatgagattactaagttaagaaactcgaaatgatatatataacgattatcgttatgataacgtctactaaatacatatgtatcatattaagatattgatacactatatttaacatgataaaatgatatttaaatatatcattaaatgtgttaacaatgaactacatatgtagaaacaagactactaactcaagaattacgaaacgagacttatatgtaacgattatcgttgtaacgacatttgaatgtatatatatcatattaagatatattaatatatcataatatcatgataatataataatttaacatcacattagatataataaacattgggttaacaacatttaacaatatcgttaagttaaaggtttcaaatcaacatttacatgtaacgactaacgatgacttaacgactcagttaaaatgtatatacatgtagtgttttaatatgtattcatacacttttgaaagacttcaagacacatatcaaagtacttctacttaacaaaatgcttacaattacatcctcgttcagtttcatcaacaattctactcgtatgcactcgtattagtactcgtacaatacacagcttttagatgtatgtactattggtatatacactccaattatcagctcttagcagcccatgtgagtcacctaacacatgtggaaaccatcatttggcaactagcatgaaatatctcataaaattacaaaaatatgagtaatcattcatgacttatttacatgaaaacaaaattacatatcctttatatctaatccatacaccaaagaccaaaaacacctacaaacactttcattcttcaattttcttcatctaattgatctctctcaagttctatcttcaagttctaagtgttcttcataaattctacaagttctagtttcataaaatcaagaatacttccaagtttgctagcttacttccaatcttgtagagtgatcatccaacctcaagaaatctttcttatttacagtaatatatctttctaatataaggtaatactcatattcaaacttcgattcaatttctataactataacaatcttatttcgagtgaaaatcttacttgaacttgttttcgtgtcatgattctacttcaagaactttcaagccatccaagatcctttgaagctagatccatttgtctattttccagtagatttatccacaaaacttgaggtagtaatgatgttcataacatcattcgattcatacatataaagctatcttattcgaaggtttaaacttgaaatcactag
This genomic interval carries:
- the LOC139902201 gene encoding transcription termination factor MTERF8, chloroplastic-like, producing the protein MSLRTYHKLMQPFLRNNGEHFAPLFSSVPSTNLCSTSSDSNNLKTRDYVKSVFESYGFSDTLLGKCEKFAPKFSSSKEFQQTVQPKFDIFRNMGLSTAQIAIVFSAYPRILIRVPVHYIERSVAVLKKVLGDKLYDARILKNIGWLLNSDYDKTLVPNVEYLRSCQIEESQIMQLFYHYPRFLLHKAENFKEFVRRVDELGVDRGSKLFVYAVRTVGSMSLESWEQKLDVFRGLGFSEVDIVLTFRKFPNVFALSDRKIKETAEFLVSSGRYDRSFICRYPYVLIFSLDRRIKPRLRVLEILEREKILEINNNKTPVLIMSDSKFFAKFVEPHLDKVDELSFMVKDAKA